A window of Mucilaginibacter paludis DSM 18603 contains these coding sequences:
- a CDS encoding helix-turn-helix domain-containing protein encodes MSKHTFEEKLDVVSQVRKGKPILRISRERHIREGMILEWVRKYDLYGESGLLKQPNVKPTPDFKEEVVRLVIEKKVPLNQVVLEYRLSKTALERWVRSVRVEGYAVLYQQKNPGRPPKCMGRSKKLEPETEVEKLQAENSRLRAENALLKKVTALVKEKEARERMSGQKPSKN; translated from the coding sequence ATGTCAAAGCACACATTTGAAGAGAAACTTGATGTAGTTTCTCAAGTAAGAAAGGGAAAGCCGATTCTACGGATATCCCGCGAACGCCATATCCGTGAAGGCATGATATTGGAATGGGTTCGGAAATATGATCTTTATGGCGAAAGTGGGCTGCTCAAACAACCTAACGTCAAGCCCACGCCTGATTTCAAAGAAGAAGTTGTAAGGCTTGTCATAGAAAAAAAAGTACCTTTAAATCAGGTTGTTCTGGAATATAGATTAAGCAAGACTGCTTTAGAGCGCTGGGTAAGATCAGTACGGGTTGAGGGATATGCAGTACTATACCAGCAAAAGAATCCTGGACGACCACCTAAATGCATGGGAAGATCAAAGAAGCTTGAACCTGAAACAGAAGTAGAGAAGCTCCAGGCGGAAAATAGCCGTTTGCGGGCGGAGAACGCACTATTAAAAAAAGTCACGGCCTTAGTCAAGGAAAAAGAAGCCCGCGAACGCATGAGTGGGCAAAAGCCATCGAAGAACTAA